In Bos indicus x Bos taurus breed Angus x Brahman F1 hybrid chromosome 1, Bos_hybrid_MaternalHap_v2.0, whole genome shotgun sequence, a single window of DNA contains:
- the DIPK2A gene encoding deleted in autism protein 1, which yields MWRLVPPKLGRLSRSLKLAALGSLLVLMVLHSPSLLASWQRNELADRRFLQLNKCPACFGTSWCRRFLNGQVVFEAWGRLRLLDFLNVKNVYFAQYGEPREGGRRRVVLKRLGSQRELAQLDQSICKRATGRPRCDLLQAMPRTEFARLNGDVRLLTPEAVEGWSDLVHCPSQRLLDRLVRRYAETKDSGSFLLRNLKDSERMQLLLTLAFNPEPLVLQSFPSDEGWPFAKYLGACGRMVAVNYVGEELWSYFNAPWEKRVDLAWQLMEIAEQLTNNDFEFALYLLDVSFDNFAVGPRDGKVIIVDAENVLVADKRLIRQNKPENWDVWYESKFDDCDKEACLSFSKEILCARATVDHNYYAVCQNLLSRHATWRGTSGGLLHDPPSEIAKDGRLEALLDECANPKKRYGRFQAAKELREYLAQLSNNVR from the exons ATGTGGCGCCTGGTGCCCCCGAAGCTGGGCCGCCTGTCCCGCTCGCTGAAGCTGGCGGCGCTGGGCAGCCTGTTGGTGCTGATGGTGCTGCACTCGCCGTCGCTGCTCGCCTCCTGGCAGCGCAACGAGCTGGCCGACCGGCGCTTCCTGCAGCTCAATAAGTGCCCGGCGTGTTTCGGAACTAGCTGGTGCCGCCGCTTCCTCAACGGGCAGGTGGTGTTCGAGGCGTGGGGCCGCCTGCGCCTGCTGGACTTCCTCAACGTGAAGAACGTCTACTTCGCGCAGTACGGCGAGCCCCGCGAGGGCGGCCGCCGCCGAGTGGTGCTCAAGCGCCTCGGCTCGCAGCGCGAGCTGGCGCAGCTCGACCAGAGCATCTGCAAGCGGGCCACCGGCCGGCCCCGCTGCGACCTGCTCCAGGCCATGCCCCGCACCGAGTTCGCGCGCCTCAACGGCGACGTGCGGCTGCTCACGCCGGAGGCGGTGGAGGGCTGGTCCGACCTGGTGCACTGCCCCTCGCAGCGCCTGCTCGACCGCCTGGTGCGCCGCTATGCCGAGACCAAGGACTCGGGCAGCTTCCTGCTCCGCAACCTCAAGGACTCCGAGCGCATGCAGCTGCTGCTGACCCTGGCCTTCAACCCCGAGCCTCTGGTGCTACAG AGTTTTCCATCTGATGAAGGTTGGCCATTTGCAAAATATCTTGGAGCTTGTGGAAGAATGGTGGCTGTAAATTATGTTGGAGAAGAACTGTGGAGTTACTTTAATGCACCATGGGAGAAACGAGTTGACCTCGCTTGGCAGTTAATGGAAATAGCAGAGCAGCTCACAAACAATGACTTTGAATTTGCACTCTACCTCCTGGACGTCAGCTTTGACAATTTTGCAGTTGGTCCTAGAGATGGGAAGGTAATCATTGTGGACGCTGAAAACGTTTTGGTTGCTGACAAAAGGTTAATCAGACAAA ATAAGCCTGAAAATTGGGATGTATGGTATGAAAGCAAATTTGATGACTGTGATAAGGAGGCTTGCttatcattttcaaaagaaattcttTGTGCTCGTGCCACTGTGGACCACAATTATTATGCTGTTTGTCAGAACCTCTTATCCAGACACGCCACGTGGCGTGGCACTTCTGGAGGACTCCTCCATGATCCACCAAGTGAAATTGCCAAAGACGGCCGCCTCGAGGCCTTGCTGGATGAGTGCGCAAACCCAAAGAAGCGCTACGGCAGATTCCAGGCTGCGAAAGAACTGCGTGAATATCTAGCACAATTAAGTAACAATGTGAGGTAG